The following proteins come from a genomic window of Halorussus halophilus:
- a CDS encoding phosphotransferase family protein, whose product MTETTTPTDAAALESYLSTELGVEVTETELLSDKLNLILAISTEEKEDAYILHSPLKLRDTELFNELRQEYDVLRRLEETPVDAQVPVLFCEDESILGDEFFVTIYLDGETIPFGTDLPERFRVADARRSVAEQLIDTLAEIHSLDTDPFEPICDRRTPREQVVRATERLNEATSVTGHEIPRLRSVGEWLQDNAPSKPETTLVHGDFRPGNVLFAGTDSPEITGVLDWETAMLGDPLTELGYLLLRWRDDGDPTLSLAELEAKYPNDDAVQQLQDRNQHGMAPFTAKPGSPTRQELVARYEASTGISFENDRFYRAHAAFMLATVWADLHRHEVAAGAASNREPYVDYMSLVAESIVDGKIPL is encoded by the coding sequence ATGACTGAGACCACTACGCCCACCGACGCTGCCGCGCTCGAATCGTATCTCTCTACGGAACTCGGCGTCGAAGTAACCGAAACGGAGTTACTCAGCGACAAACTCAATCTGATATTGGCTATTTCGACCGAGGAAAAGGAGGACGCCTACATTTTGCACAGTCCGCTCAAGTTGAGAGACACCGAGTTGTTCAACGAGTTGCGACAGGAGTACGACGTGCTACGGCGACTCGAAGAGACACCGGTAGACGCACAAGTCCCGGTGCTGTTCTGCGAGGACGAGTCGATTCTCGGCGACGAGTTCTTCGTCACCATCTATCTCGACGGCGAGACGATTCCGTTCGGGACCGACCTCCCCGAGCGATTTCGAGTCGCGGATGCGCGCCGGAGCGTCGCCGAGCAACTGATAGACACGCTCGCCGAGATACATTCGCTCGATACCGACCCCTTCGAACCGATTTGCGACCGTCGAACGCCACGTGAGCAGGTCGTCCGCGCCACCGAGCGACTCAACGAGGCGACGAGCGTGACGGGCCACGAGATTCCGAGGCTTCGGTCGGTCGGCGAGTGGCTACAGGACAACGCCCCCTCGAAGCCGGAGACCACGCTCGTCCACGGCGATTTCAGACCTGGGAACGTCCTCTTCGCCGGAACAGACAGTCCCGAAATCACCGGCGTCCTCGACTGGGAGACTGCGATGCTCGGCGACCCGCTGACCGAACTTGGCTACCTGTTGCTCCGCTGGCGCGACGACGGCGACCCGACGCTCTCGCTCGCCGAACTCGAAGCGAAGTACCCGAACGACGACGCCGTCCAGCAGTTGCAGGACAGAAACCAACACGGGATGGCTCCGTTCACGGCGAAGCCCGGCAGTCCCACCAGACAGGAGTTAGTGGCCCGCTACGAGGCCTCGACGGGCATCTCGTTCGAGAACGACCGATTCTACAGAGCGCACGCGGCGTTCATGCTGGCGACGGTCTGGGCGGACCTGCACCGCCACGAAGTCGCGGCCGGAGCGGCCTCTAATCGAGAGCCGTACGTCGATTACATGTCGCTGGTCGCAGAGAGTATCGTCGATGGGAAAATCCCGCTATAA
- a CDS encoding ABC transporter permease, which yields MDKRLTVARRELASLRSEKTIVLAILIQLFIAAFSSFLAVGLVSLYDPGSVSGEFVVEFGVTGEAGEDIEPVILREDGWRAVEYDTRENAMADFRRGDVHAVLVVERGPRGRAQVDAIAPDGNIQTTLIVTQLKEVLDQFEQRERQRLSSRLDRQPVNPVPDAGSSPYFSFTYTVLVPLLTFLPVFLSGSTTVDAITEEYDRGTLELLRVTPLTSTDIVDGKLLAMGLLAPLQAGTWLVLLSFQGTTVRNPLEILLLVTAFSIAIVALGALLALHLRDRKQAQFLFSMGLLVVFSATYLLPESPANTVAKLAIGSPSSLTHAMVGVYVGLSLVGYAAVRKVVETRGLRS from the coding sequence TTGGATAAGCGCCTGACCGTCGCGCGGCGGGAACTCGCCTCGCTCCGGAGCGAGAAGACAATCGTGCTGGCGATTCTCATCCAGTTGTTCATCGCGGCGTTCTCGTCGTTCCTCGCGGTCGGTCTGGTGTCGCTGTACGACCCCGGTTCGGTCTCCGGCGAGTTCGTCGTGGAGTTCGGCGTCACGGGCGAGGCAGGCGAGGACATCGAACCGGTCATCCTGCGCGAAGATGGCTGGCGAGCGGTCGAGTACGATACGAGGGAAAACGCGATGGCGGACTTCAGGCGGGGTGATGTCCACGCCGTCTTGGTGGTCGAGCGCGGGCCGAGGGGCCGCGCGCAGGTCGATGCTATCGCGCCGGACGGCAACATCCAGACGACGCTGATAGTGACGCAGTTGAAGGAAGTGCTAGACCAGTTCGAACAGCGCGAGCGCCAGCGACTCAGTTCCCGCCTCGACCGGCAACCCGTGAATCCAGTTCCCGACGCCGGTTCGAGTCCGTACTTCAGCTTCACGTACACGGTGCTGGTGCCCCTGCTCACGTTCCTGCCGGTGTTCCTCAGCGGGAGTACCACCGTGGACGCCATCACCGAGGAGTACGACCGGGGGACGCTCGAACTGCTTCGGGTGACGCCGCTGACGAGTACCGACATCGTGGACGGGAAGTTACTCGCGATGGGACTGCTCGCGCCGTTGCAGGCCGGGACGTGGCTCGTGTTGCTCTCGTTCCAAGGCACGACCGTCAGAAACCCGCTCGAAATCCTCCTGCTCGTGACGGCGTTCTCGATTGCCATCGTCGCGCTCGGCGCGTTGCTGGCGCTCCACCTGCGGGACCGCAAGCAAGCGCAGTTCCTCTTCTCGATGGGACTGCTGGTCGTGTTCAGCGCGACGTACCTCCTGCCGGAGTCGCCCGCGAACACGGTGGCGAAGTTGGCCATCGGCAGTCCGAGTTCGCTGACCCACGCGATGGTCGGTGTGTACGTCGGACTCTCACTAGTCGGCTACGCGGCGGTGCGAAAAGTAGTCGAAACCCGGGGGCTTCGCTCCTGA
- a CDS encoding ABC transporter ATP-binding protein, with protein MLEVDDLRKEYGGFTAVEGSSFAVEEGEVFGVIGPNGAGKTTTLKMLAGLVEPTSGSAEVAGYDAQDPEMRTHLGFLPEESPLYEDMTPLSYLKFFADLYDVPADTAEERIHRTLDRLELDHRERRLGDMSKGMRRKVAIARSLVNDPDVLIYDEPASGLDPLTTNYIIEFTRDLAESGKTIIFSAHNLFHVESICDRLVVMNEGRIVARGSVEGIREEYGQTTYHVTTTVAVEGAEPVEATEPVEDGEPVESEGDEADDHYRRTVQSMDGVEETRELATAAGGEVVDIQTETPSLEDIFLELAEEKPAVEGRP; from the coding sequence ATGCTCGAAGTAGACGACTTGCGAAAAGAGTACGGCGGGTTCACCGCCGTCGAAGGGAGTAGTTTCGCCGTCGAAGAGGGCGAAGTGTTCGGCGTCATCGGCCCGAATGGCGCGGGGAAGACGACGACCCTGAAGATGCTCGCCGGTCTCGTAGAACCGACCAGCGGCAGTGCTGAAGTCGCTGGCTACGACGCGCAAGACCCAGAGATGCGCACGCATCTGGGCTTCCTCCCCGAGGAGTCGCCGCTGTACGAAGACATGACGCCGCTCTCGTATCTCAAATTCTTCGCGGACCTCTACGACGTGCCCGCAGACACTGCCGAAGAGCGAATCCATCGCACCCTCGACCGACTCGAACTCGACCACCGCGAGCGACGACTCGGAGACATGTCGAAGGGGATGCGCCGGAAGGTCGCTATCGCGCGCTCGCTGGTCAACGACCCGGACGTGCTCATCTACGACGAACCGGCGAGCGGACTGGACCCCCTGACGACGAACTACATCATCGAGTTCACGCGTGACCTCGCCGAATCGGGCAAGACCATCATCTTCAGCGCGCACAACCTCTTCCACGTCGAGAGCATCTGCGACCGACTGGTCGTGATGAACGAGGGTCGAATCGTCGCGCGCGGGAGCGTCGAGGGAATCCGAGAGGAGTACGGTCAGACGACGTACCACGTGACGACGACGGTGGCAGTCGAAGGTGCCGAACCAGTGGAAGCTACCGAACCAGTCGAGGATGGGGAACCAGTTGAAAGCGAAGGAGACGAAGCAGACGACCACTACCGTCGGACCGTCCAGAGCATGGACGGCGTCGAGGAGACCCGCGAGTTGGCGACTGCCGCGGGCGGCGAAGTGGTCGATATCCAGACCGAGACCCCGAGCCTCGAAGACATCTTCCTCGAACTGGCCGAGGAGAAACCGGCGGTGGAGGGCCGACCGTGA
- a CDS encoding DUF7548 family protein codes for MTQELETRAPTLGIVAAVVVLAVVAVPYFYLSGPNVAVYYGSPTPVPVHLVVGLFAMVSVIVFAAGRNGRTDPPTAAGAAVVLGGFMAVLTLWWALAAGELVGSFPVEATFDYHRWLLLAATLLVAASGGWYANEVL; via the coding sequence ATGACGCAGGAACTGGAGACGCGCGCGCCGACGCTCGGCATCGTCGCCGCAGTAGTCGTCCTCGCAGTGGTCGCCGTCCCGTACTTCTATCTCTCCGGGCCGAACGTGGCCGTCTACTACGGGTCGCCGACGCCGGTCCCGGTGCATCTCGTCGTCGGTCTGTTCGCCATGGTGTCGGTCATCGTCTTCGCCGCGGGGCGCAACGGTCGGACCGACCCACCGACAGCGGCAGGCGCGGCGGTCGTTTTGGGTGGGTTCATGGCCGTCCTCACGCTCTGGTGGGCACTCGCGGCGGGCGAACTCGTCGGTAGTTTCCCCGTCGAAGCGACGTTCGACTACCACCGATGGCTCCTTCTCGCGGCGACGCTACTGGTCGCGGCGAGCGGTGGGTGGTACGCGAACGAGGTGCTGTGA
- a CDS encoding ABC transporter permease subunit — MKLRKTLRIARWEVTKNSGQIDRRTLVAVGVLLAIVAGLVPLVASQGVTLDDGIYKVAVSEESPYYDPVRADGTFVAVEPSVDALRSDQVDIFVCPERMGNCPPGRVSWDDDPKGRAALSEFRKTVEWYNDELMRHEADEAAAFPVNVSLRYVEQNASAFSGASGGSGAGDPSQVTTRTPGEGETGLGGGSGDDGTNNGDGRQTQSGTGTGGNGDSENPPPTVGSESASIFGDDSKSNTPSSISPPFPFESLVLAFAFVLPMNFVIQAYASSVIDERINDRGELLLVSPVSRGDIIAGKTLPYFVGMVGIATVTAVGVTMLTPVADGGALAVASTAFLSVSAVVPIALVFLACAFVGAMFARSFKELTFVTVSLSVFLTAYAFIPAIFTDVHPIAAISPLTLVVRALRGSGVPLAEYAFSTLPLYLTAGMLFALGAGVYREEDMFTQRPVPLKALDALDSQISGKWSVAKLSALSIPFVLVGELLAVASLYALPVELSIPLLLLAIAPIEEVAKSAPIYAGFAHSRFERSGKMVLVLGFLSGLGFFLGEKATAVVQVVGLQDLDVGRAAFLSGTGIGVETSPLVLAGLLFAPLALHTVTTTVTAYGASKDKYWYGVALVTATLVHAAYNLTVVNALG; from the coding sequence GTGAAGCTACGGAAGACGCTCCGCATCGCCCGCTGGGAAGTCACCAAGAACAGCGGCCAAATCGACCGTCGGACGCTGGTCGCCGTCGGAGTCCTGCTCGCAATCGTGGCGGGACTCGTGCCCTTGGTCGCTAGTCAGGGCGTCACGCTGGACGACGGCATCTACAAAGTCGCGGTCTCCGAGGAGAGTCCGTACTACGACCCGGTCAGGGCCGACGGCACGTTCGTCGCCGTGGAACCGAGCGTGGACGCGCTCAGGTCCGACCAAGTCGATATCTTCGTCTGCCCAGAGCGGATGGGGAACTGTCCGCCCGGTCGCGTCAGTTGGGACGACGACCCGAAGGGCAGGGCCGCCCTCTCCGAGTTCCGCAAGACCGTCGAGTGGTACAACGACGAGTTGATGCGTCACGAAGCCGACGAGGCCGCGGCGTTCCCCGTGAACGTCAGTCTGCGTTACGTCGAACAGAACGCGAGCGCGTTCTCGGGTGCGAGCGGCGGTAGCGGCGCTGGCGACCCTTCGCAGGTCACGACCCGTACTCCGGGAGAGGGCGAGACCGGTCTGGGCGGTGGGTCGGGCGACGATGGAACCAACAACGGCGACGGCAGGCAAACGCAGTCCGGCACAGGAACTGGTGGCAATGGCGACAGCGAAAACCCGCCGCCGACGGTCGGTAGTGAGAGCGCGTCCATCTTCGGCGACGACAGCAAGTCGAACACGCCCTCTTCCATCTCGCCGCCGTTCCCCTTCGAGTCGCTCGTGCTGGCGTTCGCGTTCGTGTTGCCGATGAACTTCGTCATTCAGGCCTACGCGAGTAGCGTCATCGACGAGCGAATCAACGACCGCGGGGAACTCCTGCTGGTCTCGCCCGTCTCGCGTGGCGACATCATCGCTGGGAAGACCCTGCCGTACTTCGTGGGAATGGTCGGTATTGCGACTGTGACGGCGGTCGGCGTGACGATGCTGACGCCGGTTGCAGACGGCGGCGCGCTGGCGGTTGCCTCCACGGCGTTCCTCTCCGTCTCTGCCGTCGTCCCAATCGCGCTCGTCTTCCTCGCCTGCGCGTTCGTCGGTGCGATGTTCGCCCGGTCGTTCAAGGAACTCACCTTCGTCACGGTGTCGCTGTCGGTGTTCCTCACCGCCTACGCGTTCATCCCGGCGATTTTCACGGACGTCCATCCCATCGCGGCTATCTCGCCGCTGACGTTGGTCGTGCGCGCGCTCCGTGGGTCGGGCGTCCCGCTGGCAGAGTACGCCTTCTCGACGCTTCCGTTGTATCTCACGGCCGGGATGCTGTTCGCACTCGGTGCGGGCGTCTACCGCGAGGAGGACATGTTCACCCAGCGGCCGGTGCCGCTGAAGGCCCTCGACGCGCTCGACAGCCAGATTTCCGGGAAGTGGAGCGTGGCGAAACTCAGCGCGCTCTCGATTCCGTTCGTCCTCGTCGGCGAACTGCTCGCGGTGGCGTCCCTCTACGCACTCCCGGTCGAACTCTCGATTCCTCTCCTCTTGCTCGCCATCGCCCCCATCGAGGAAGTCGCCAAGAGCGCGCCCATCTACGCCGGGTTCGCTCACTCCCGGTTCGAGCGCTCGGGGAAGATGGTCCTCGTCCTCGGGTTCCTCAGCGGTCTGGGCTTCTTCCTCGGGGAGAAAGCCACTGCGGTCGTGCAAGTCGTCGGACTACAGGACCTCGATGTAGGGCGGGCAGCGTTCCTCTCTGGCACAGGTATCGGCGTCGAGACGTCGCCGCTCGTGTTGGCTGGTCTGCTGTTCGCGCCGCTCGCGTTGCACACCGTTACGACGACAGTCACCGCTTACGGCGCGAGCAAAGACAAGTACTGGTACGGAGTGGCGCTCGTCACCGCGACGCTGGTTCACGCGGCGTACAACCTAACGGTGGTGAACGCCCTTGGATAA
- a CDS encoding PLP-dependent cysteine synthase family protein codes for MTAHGTPLSSVLDTVGETPLVRVQSAPEAVPVYAKLESFNPGASVKDRIGLYIVEQLLERGDLEPGGTVIEPTAGNTGIGFAIAAGQLDVNAVFVVPERFSVEKQQLMDALGARVVNTPTEDGMGGAIDRAHELAEEIDGAVVPQQFSNPLNVEAHYETTGPEIFDALDGEVGAVVAGCGTAGTLMGIAKYALDQHPDTHVVAVEPEGSLYSTTKGADAEEDEYKIEGIGTHDTDTNELFEPELVDEIIQVPDRRAHDELKRLASEEGHLVASSSGAASVAARNVAERIRDGEIDVPYDSVATIFPDSSERYLSKGIYRSFEEWEG; via the coding sequence ATGACAGCCCACGGGACGCCGCTTTCGTCGGTCCTCGACACAGTCGGGGAGACGCCGCTCGTCCGCGTGCAGTCGGCCCCCGAAGCGGTGCCAGTGTACGCGAAGTTGGAGTCGTTCAACCCCGGCGCGAGCGTCAAGGACCGCATCGGCCTGTACATCGTCGAACAACTGCTCGAACGTGGGGACCTCGAACCCGGCGGTACGGTCATCGAACCGACCGCCGGAAACACGGGCATCGGCTTCGCTATCGCCGCGGGACAGTTGGACGTGAACGCCGTCTTCGTCGTCCCCGAGCGATTCAGCGTCGAGAAACAGCAACTCATGGACGCACTCGGCGCGCGCGTCGTCAACACGCCCACCGAGGACGGCATGGGCGGCGCAATCGACCGGGCGCACGAACTCGCCGAGGAAATCGACGGCGCGGTCGTCCCCCAACAGTTCTCGAATCCGCTGAACGTCGAAGCCCACTACGAGACCACCGGGCCGGAGATTTTCGACGCGCTGGATGGGGAGGTCGGTGCAGTCGTCGCGGGGTGTGGCACCGCAGGCACGCTGATGGGCATCGCCAAGTACGCGCTCGACCAACACCCCGACACGCACGTCGTGGCGGTCGAACCCGAGGGGTCGCTGTACTCCACGACGAAGGGCGCGGACGCCGAAGAAGACGAGTACAAAATCGAGGGCATCGGCACCCACGACACGGACACCAACGAACTGTTCGAACCGGAGTTGGTGGACGAAATCATTCAGGTCCCCGACCGGCGCGCCCACGACGAACTGAAGCGACTGGCGAGTGAAGAGGGTCACCTCGTAGCGTCGAGTTCCGGCGCGGCGAGCGTGGCGGCGCGCAACGTCGCCGAGCGAATTCGAGACGGTGAGATAGACGTTCCGTACGACTCGGTGGCGACCATCTTCCCCGATTCGAGCGAGCGGTACCTCTCGAAAGGCATCTATCGCTCGTTCGAGGAATGGGAAGGGTAG
- a CDS encoding DUF4166 domain-containing protein yields MTSLFERAVGDDWSNLHPKLRERYGLVADDDRTAVGRGTMTRLTRGALALPILYLGTTRNLLFPEDGKNVAFEIRSEAFTDARGFEALTLRRRFETDPVRRFDDTMRWNPERDCITDFLGTDGRLVSDLHIAVESGGLALELGDQWLRVGERYVPIPDLFSAEASLRDWYDDYADCFRVGAAVTNPIAGHVFGYQGSFQNSWGEASLDAERVTDPTLREVRLPGARR; encoded by the coding sequence GTGACCAGTCTCTTCGAACGCGCGGTCGGCGACGACTGGAGCAACCTCCACCCAAAACTCCGCGAGCGATACGGCCTCGTCGCCGACGACGACCGCACAGCAGTCGGGCGCGGAACGATGACGCGGCTGACTCGCGGTGCGCTCGCCTTGCCGATACTCTACTTGGGTACCACGCGAAACCTCCTGTTCCCCGAGGATGGCAAGAACGTCGCCTTCGAAATTCGGTCAGAGGCGTTTACAGATGCTCGGGGATTCGAAGCACTCACCCTCCGCCGACGCTTCGAGACCGACCCGGTACGGCGGTTCGACGACACGATGCGATGGAACCCCGAGCGCGACTGCATCACCGATTTCCTCGGCACCGACGGCCGACTCGTCTCGGACCTCCACATCGCCGTAGAGTCCGGTGGTCTCGCGCTCGAACTCGGCGACCAGTGGCTTCGCGTCGGGGAGCGATACGTTCCGATTCCGGACCTGTTCAGCGCCGAGGCGTCCCTGCGGGACTGGTACGACGACTACGCCGACTGCTTTCGGGTCGGCGCGGCAGTGACGAATCCCATCGCGGGCCACGTCTTCGGCTATCAAGGCAGTTTCCAGAACAGTTGGGGGGAAGCGAGCCTAGACGCCGAGCGCGTGACAGACCCCACGCTCCGCGAGGTTCGACTGCCAGGGGCAAGGCGATGA
- a CDS encoding mechanosensitive ion channel family protein, translating to MADVQPLPFLEFLGPEYSQIATQAIYFVVAFAGLYLLGRIAVMPLVRKFLYSREMDEHARKPLLKVTHILVGFAAVGVAFALAGFGNIVTSIATVAAAATLAIGFAMQDVLKNFVSGVFIYTDKPFRIGDWIEWNNGTYEGIVDDIGLRVTRVRTFDNELLTVPNSQLTESVIKNPVANQKLRLQFLFGISYDDDIGRARDIIVEEAENHPGIMDDPAPSVRLTELGDSFVGLKSRIWIADPSRSDYVKIRGTYVQNVKERFDAEDITIPFPNRTLSGAIEMSNVDGVVQATSDD from the coding sequence ATGGCAGACGTCCAGCCGCTCCCGTTTCTCGAATTTCTCGGTCCCGAATACTCCCAAATAGCGACGCAAGCAATCTACTTCGTCGTCGCGTTCGCTGGTCTCTACCTGCTCGGACGAATCGCAGTCATGCCGCTCGTCCGGAAGTTCCTCTACAGCAGGGAGATGGACGAGCACGCTCGCAAGCCCCTGCTGAAGGTCACCCACATCCTCGTCGGCTTCGCCGCCGTCGGCGTCGCGTTCGCGCTCGCCGGGTTCGGCAACATCGTGACCTCGATTGCGACTGTCGCGGCGGCCGCCACGCTCGCCATCGGTTTCGCGATGCAGGACGTACTCAAGAACTTCGTCTCGGGTGTGTTCATCTACACCGACAAGCCGTTCCGCATCGGCGACTGGATAGAGTGGAACAACGGCACGTACGAGGGCATCGTGGACGACATCGGCCTGCGCGTGACGCGAGTTCGAACCTTCGACAACGAACTGCTCACGGTGCCGAACTCCCAACTCACCGAGAGCGTCATCAAGAACCCAGTCGCCAACCAGAAACTCAGACTCCAGTTTCTGTTCGGCATCAGCTACGACGACGACATCGGGCGAGCGCGCGACATCATCGTGGAGGAAGCCGAGAACCATCCCGGAATCATGGACGACCCCGCACCGAGCGTCCGACTGACCGAACTCGGCGACTCCTTCGTCGGCCTGAAATCGCGCATCTGGATAGCCGACCCCTCTCGGAGCGACTACGTGAAGATTCGTGGCACGTACGTCCAGAACGTCAAGGAACGCTTCGACGCCGAAGACATCACCATCCCGTTCCCGAACCGCACGCTCAGCGGCGCTATCGAGATGAGCAACGTGGACGGCGTGGTACAGGCGACCAGCGACGATTGA
- a CDS encoding DUF5798 family protein, with amino-acid sequence MGFGSTAKKVQKLADTAEKLYAKLNELREQVAEMRDTLETTSDRVEALEAENAEQRALIEALAKEEGIDVDDVVEDVEVPEVEESDAEESDATAADD; translated from the coding sequence ATGGGATTTGGCAGCACCGCGAAGAAGGTCCAGAAATTGGCCGACACCGCAGAGAAACTCTACGCGAAACTCAACGAACTGCGCGAGCAGGTCGCTGAGATGCGCGACACGCTGGAGACGACGAGCGACCGCGTCGAGGCACTGGAAGCGGAGAACGCCGAGCAACGTGCGCTCATCGAGGCACTCGCCAAGGAGGAGGGCATCGACGTAGACGACGTGGTAGAGGACGTGGAAGTGCCGGAAGTCGAAGAGTCGGACGCCGAAGAATCGGACGCGACGGCGGCGGACGACTAA
- a CDS encoding YhbY family RNA-binding protein gives MTDQELRKKAHDLDVTVWVGKAGISSVTDELADQLKDRELVKVKFLRAARGGTTTEELAEDLAERVDADLVETRGNTAVLH, from the coding sequence ATGACTGACCAAGAGCTACGCAAGAAGGCCCACGACCTCGACGTGACCGTCTGGGTCGGCAAGGCCGGAATCAGCTCCGTCACCGACGAACTGGCAGACCAACTGAAAGACCGCGAACTCGTGAAGGTGAAGTTCTTGCGCGCGGCCCGCGGCGGAACGACGACCGAAGAGCTGGCCGAGGACCTCGCCGAGCGCGTGGACGCCGACCTCGTGGAGACGCGCGGGAACACCGCGGTCCTGCACTAA
- a CDS encoding YndJ family protein, producing MTGSHIEQRVSETTDATADLHPRITGIRVTDVSGITGTLVWVALAVLTVWSGFAWLSLPELFVSLAVLVLVPLGLGIVGAGFQYEQTPLAYRLAVSGQLPAALAAVGALALPVGTMSAVALALPWLAVTGCVALVGVHRLFSRGVTAGPLPELAADAALLYVPVGAVALVLHTADVTFHFKPIIILLTVVHYHYAGFVLPLVAGMAGRIVADEQGHFGETLLGRAMAATTLVVVVNLALIAVGITFSPLVEVVAVAFFTVAVAIFALCILFGVGPRVGRGRRVLLSIAALSIVWTMALALAYGYSAYPGTPELLTLNEMILRHGSVNAFGFALPTLLAFRWRTPRRR from the coding sequence ATGACTGGGAGCCACATTGAGCAGCGCGTCAGCGAGACAACTGACGCGACGGCCGACCTGCACCCGCGAATCACTGGCATCAGAGTGACCGACGTGAGTGGGATAACAGGCACACTGGTCTGGGTTGCGCTCGCCGTGCTGACCGTCTGGTCTGGTTTCGCGTGGCTCTCGTTACCCGAACTGTTCGTCTCGCTCGCCGTCCTCGTCCTCGTTCCACTCGGACTCGGAATCGTCGGGGCTGGCTTCCAGTACGAACAAACTCCGCTCGCTTACCGCCTCGCCGTCTCGGGACAACTTCCGGCCGCGCTCGCGGCCGTCGGCGCGCTCGCGCTCCCAGTCGGGACGATGTCGGCAGTCGCACTCGCGCTCCCGTGGCTCGCCGTCACTGGCTGTGTCGCGCTCGTCGGCGTTCACCGTCTATTCTCACGTGGAGTCACAGCAGGGCCGCTCCCAGAACTCGCCGCCGACGCCGCACTGCTGTACGTGCCGGTCGGTGCCGTCGCACTCGTTCTGCACACCGCCGACGTCACGTTCCACTTCAAACCGATAATCATCCTCCTGACCGTCGTTCACTACCACTACGCGGGCTTCGTCCTCCCGCTCGTCGCTGGCATGGCAGGACGAATCGTCGCCGACGAGCAGGGTCACTTCGGTGAGACGCTGCTCGGCCGCGCGATGGCCGCGACGACTCTCGTGGTCGTCGTCAACCTCGCGCTCATCGCAGTCGGCATCACGTTCTCGCCGCTGGTCGAGGTGGTCGCCGTCGCCTTCTTTACGGTGGCCGTAGCGATTTTTGCACTTTGCATCCTCTTCGGCGTCGGCCCGCGAGTCGGCCGCGGACGACGAGTCTTGCTTTCGATTGCGGCGCTGTCTATCGTCTGGACGATGGCGCTTGCGCTCGCCTACGGCTACTCGGCGTATCCGGGGACGCCCGAACTGCTCACGCTGAACGAGATGATTCTGCGCCACGGAAGCGTCAACGCCTTCGGGTTCGCACTTCCGACACTGTTGGCGTTCCGGTGGCGGACTCCTCGAAGGAGGTAA